AACTTTAAGAACAGCTTGAGCTCCTTTTCAATTCCAAATTAATTCCAAGCCTTGCCCTTTCTGTGTATGCTATAAACGGTTgctttattttgctttatttttattctgaatgtttcttattttatttgttattttttatttggacTGAACGCTTATtgtaattgatttgatttcttttatcGGTTTTTTAGTTCCGAACACAAATTCATTTAGCGGCGGCTTAAATCGCAGATCAACTCCGCCCACCGAATATCAAACGATGCAATCAAATCACTTTGATGGCAATCAAGCTGAAGGTAATTATCGTCAGACAATtgattatttgttgtatttgattttgatttacaatttaatttatgttttgcaaGCCTTTGGCGCccactcacaaaaaaaaaaagaaaaatatatttgcaatttatttatttataattatgtgttttttgttttatcttttCTCTgaacccaacaaaaaaaaaccaaccaaCACACTCAACTGCTTTAACACATGCCAATGCCAACAACACCAACTGCGCCTTTCCGCTTAACTGATTCCgtctccgactccgactccccAACAACATTCACCATGCCACGCCCATCTCAACGCCTTTCGATTCGCATGTGGGCAGCGTTCGTCGTGCACAAGTCGCGTGGCATTACCACACTCTCATCCATGCACtcgcaacatcagcaacagcagcagcaacatcatcatcagcagcagcaacagcaacaacactttcagcaccagcaacagcatcaacaactgcagcagcaacagttgcagtcTCAGCAGGAGCCCTTGGTTCCAGCTCGCTTGCGTCAGGCGAAAGAAAAGAACAATGTCGAGTCGAAGGCAGACGAGAGAGGTTTGGCCGTCTATTAATTCATAACTCATATACTCTCTACTCTCTACTCTCTACTCTTCACTTCACCCTCCGCCTTCACTCCATCTCTTGTCCCATCAATTGCACTTGAAGTTCTTTTGTGTTCGTTTCTTTGTATCGTATCGAAAGAGAGAACTCTGCTCATTAGCAACAAGTTTACACAGTAGCATATAACACTAACTAGGCTCTTCAAACTCACTCGTGTTGCTGCAATTTAAAGCAACTTAGATAGATGCACATAAATACAGTTGAGTAATCTCGACCACGAGATACTCTAACACAAGTTTGCACGCACAATCACCAAGCAAACTCTTTGAGTTGTTGCATCAGTTTTGTATTGAATGGaagtaaatttattaagaTAGATAggaaaatgaattattatttgagtGTGTAAGATGAGTTTAATATCTAACAGATTGGATCATTATAagtgtttagtttttaattaaactcaaCATATGTTTAAACTGATGctatcaatttaattgagaACGTGTTTTATCAGTCACATAGTGATTTTACCACTTTTTGTCTCGTTTTTAACGAGTGAATAGTAATCTCTTTTCTCTCCGACTCTTCTGACTTTGTTAGTAAATCAACTGCTGTTACAGTCTGTGAGTTTTCCGCTagtttaattatgcaatttgtGCCAACTGAGCTGCCTACATTATAATTGATTATAACCAGCAAGTTTATCGAAAAATTCAATGCTATCTGTTCCGTCTGTTTGATCCCTCGTAAAGcaaatttttcttttcgcgCATGCACAAAAAtggcattattattttaagcttCATATGATTTAtcattttacaaaattcatcacagttttattttctgcaattaattatgatttaattttgttattattaattttgttctCGTATCACACAAAACAATCGAAACAGGCGATTTTGTCGCTGCTGGTCGACCAAGTAACTGGGAACAGAGCCGACGTCCGAGCTTTGCAGGTATGCCAAAACAAGAATCTTCTTCTTCAGTCGCTGTGTTTTCAATTCCCCccatgtgcgagtgtgtgtgtgttttgaatGCGCTTAAGATGTTCCTTTTATTGTTTCCTACAAACTTTTATCTCCCCTTTTCGTAGCTTTGTTATAATTGGAATGTGCTGTATTAATTCTGTGTTTGATGATGTTACAGGTCGCCGTTCACGAAGGAATTCCTCCAGCGAAGACTCGCAGTTGACGATTGAGAATTTTGGAGGCTCGCAGGATCAAATCAATACGCTGGGCAGATATGAACGCGAACGGGACAGGGAAAGGGAACGTAAGCTGTCCAACACAAGTGTGGGTAAGTAGAGATCGGTTTCATATTATTTGgatagttattttaatttaatttccttgCAGAACCTGCTGTGGCAGTGCGTTCCTCGATTGCCGATGCGCGTGGCACACTGCAGCTGGGCTACGACACGGATTCAGGATCGGAGAAGCAGGATCGTGAAACGGAAAAGTATTCAATGCGTCGACAAGCAAGGTGCGAATAAGTGCTTAACATAGTTAAAATTGTGTAGTTACATTGTGTGGCAAAGCTATACGACACTTACAAGTTAGAACTCTACTAGCCAGCTATTGAAATAGCAATAGCAAAGTAGCAATGAATGAATTAATAGGCGAGTGAGCCAAATCTGAATATTAAGTCTGCAATGGCCAACGAACGCAGCATAAGAAGGtcaaacaacaatttgagAGCGTGTTACGCTTTACAATCTCTTTACATTTACGTTGTCGCATAGTTGTTTTGACGGCTACTGCTGaaccaaacaaatacaattggttaaaaacgaaaagtaaattaaagttCAATTTCTTAAGAGTCGTATAGTTTGtgcttttgaaaatttaattcttacattaattatattttataataaacaaatattccTCTTGCTGTAGTGTCGACAATGTGCCCACGGTCTCGAGCCACAATCTGTCGAATTTATCAAATGCGGGCAGCCCGTTGCCCATGGCGCGTAATAAACAACATTCCAACGAAAGGGATTATGCGAATGCCGAGCACTACAACGATGCCAGATCGACGAGTGGCTACGATCCGGAGAGCACTCCTGTACGCAAGTCCTCGACGAGCAGTATGCCAGCCAGTCCGGCTGCGTGGCAATTGGAGATTTGCGACGATGATATGCGTTCGCTGGAGCATGTCAACAAGTTGTCGTCGATGCGCATGAAACTTGAGGAGAAACGTCGACGCATCGAGCAGGATAAGCGTAAAATTGAAATGGCCGTGATGAGGCACCAAGAAAaggtattaatttatttatggtaAAAAGTAGAATCAATTGCTAATAACTCCAAAATTTTAGGAGGATTTGGAGTCGTGTCCGGACGTCTTGAAGTGGGAGACCATGAGCAATGAGTCTAAGCGCACGCCGGACATTGATCCAGCTGACATGGACAAGTACCAGGTGAGCGATTACTTCACGCATCTCTCAGTGCAAACTCACCCACTGCTTGTTCTAACCCCCGGATGTAAATGTTAATTCGCTTGTGTCTTCTTTTTATACTCCCGTTCCCTTCAAACTGTCCCCGCCATGTCTGTGGTTTGTGTccacataaaaaataacatcTCTACACTACACACAACACttgcaacacaaacacacattaaAACGCAACACATTaacataaaacacacacgaaCTTAACACCCCGGTCCATTGGATGCATCGTCGCGATAAATACAGCAAAGCATCGCCATTATGAACATGAATCTGCAGGATATCCAACAGGATATCCATCGGCTGGCCACGCAGCAGAGCCAAATGCAGGCGCAGCATCTGCAAGCGCAGCAGCTGATGCAGGCACAGCAAATAGCCAACATGCTGAATCAGGTAAGCAGAGGAACTAAACCAGGACGCGCTCCATGCACCTCGCAAAACTCACTCCACTCGAAATtgtcaacagcaaaaaaaatgaaattaactcaataattgcttaattggttctcgttttttgtttctgtttcctTGTTATCCTTTATTGTACTTGTTAtgtctttgttttgttttgattgtttgtGCATTCAACTAACTCGTATTTGTATTGGCTTCCACCGCCCCCGCAATTCTCTAACCGCATCCGCAGCAACAAACATATGGCTCGCAACAACACTTGGCTGATCATCATTACCAGCAACGTCCCATGCAGCAAAGCTTTGGCTCATCACCGCATCTTCCGCAGGCCTTCAATGCGCCCGTCAGCGCCTACAGTTCCCGTCCGCCCAGTCGCGATCCctaccagcaacagcagcagcaactccacCATCCACACCAGCAGCAACCCATGCAGATGCCCCCGATGCAGTACGTCAACGAGCACGGCCAATACATGTCGCCACCTGCTCACTACATGCAACCCCAGAGCATCTACAGCGACAATGGTGCACCCTACAACAACCATTCGCCGTACGGGGCTCCACCGCCGCAGCCACAGTATCAGCAGCGGAACAGCGTCTACGATGACTACGGCCAGCCGGCGAATCACTTTTACCTGCACGAGTCTCCGCCCCAGCCACATCCACAGCGACGCACCTGGGCGCACTCGGCGGCCGCAGCTGCctatgagcagcagcagcaacaacaacagcagcagcatcaacagccctTGGTGGATGTGAATGCCTGGCAAAGCCAGAAgaagttgcaacagcagcagcatcaactgcagcagcagcaacagcttcaacAAAACTGGCCAAATCGACCGCCCTCCAGCGCTGGCGCATCTCAGGGCTTTGTGCTGCATCAGAATGGTGGCAGCGGTGCaggaggcggcggtggcggtgagTTGCAGCATCTGTTCCAGATGCAATCATCGCCACAGCATGGCCAGCGTTTGCATGGTGGCGCCAATGGCGTGCAACGCCAACAATCGTTGACCAATCTACGCGACAATCGCTCGCCCAAGGGCAACATGATGCAACCGCAGCCAATGACGTTGGGTCAGCATGAGGATATGATGGCGCCGCAGAGCATTTGCTTTATTGGCGACGAGGAGGATGTGGACGAGCTGGAGCGCAACATTATCGAGTCAATGCAGTCAACACGCATCTCTGATTTTGtggtgcaacaacagcagcggctgcatcagcagcagcagcaacaacagcagcagcaacagttgccggCGACGCACAGCGGACGCGGCAGCAGCTCAGAGGATTACGATAGCGGCGAGCTGATTTCCAATAAGCTAAACATCACCAGCGGCAATCTGACCTATCGCATACCCTCGCCCTCGCGACCCTCCATACAGGCCAACAGCTTTCAGGATCCACGCGGcagtggcggcggtggcagcggcagcggtggCAGTGGCGAAGAGCAACGACCCGAGAAGGGCTTCTACATATCGTTCGACAACGATCAGCCGAAACGACCAAAGCCGCCGTTGCGCACCAAGCGCTCGCCCAAAAAGGAACCGGGTCGGGATAGTGTGGACAACCAAGTTGTCCTTAAACGTGAATCGCTAAGTCAACtgcacaacatcaacaactcGGTGGGCGGGGGTGATGAGATCAAGAATGCTTCCCTTGCCCGTCACAGCATCCATGGAATCGCCGCTGGCTTGCCATCGAATGCCAACAGTGCTGGCAACGCCACCTACAACAAATACACGGATGAGCCGCCCATTCAACTGCGTCAGATGGCTGCAGCGACGGCCGAACCATTGGGTCTGGAGCGTCGCCATCTTGAGGACCTCACCAatcagccgcagcaacaacctCTGTCGCCCACTCGTCTGAGGGCCGAGCAAAATGCCGAGGCAGCCAAGAACAAGGCAATCGTCATTGGCGCGGATTCAACTAATCTGGATCCGGTAAGAGAAtactagaaaatataaaattagttcttcaaattcaattaggGTTTCGAATGATTATAAAATGTACATTGTGGAAATGTTTAAgcttttattttagtaaaatattttattgaataggTTTTAGGAAATTGCTTAACATcaattttatatgaatatcAATTTTAACTTGTTACATTTCCTTTAGGAATCTGTTGATGAAATGGAGCGTCGCAAAGAGAAGATTATGCTGCTCTCGCTGCAGCGTCGCCAACAGCAGGAGGAGGCGAAAGCGCGCAAGGAGATTGAAGCATCGCAGAAGCGTGAAAAGGAACGGGAAAAGGAGGAGGAACGTGCGCGCAAAAAGGAGGAGCAAGTGGCGCGACGAGCGGCCATATTGGAACAACATAGACTAAAGAAAGCCATCGAAGAGGCCGAGCGAGAAGTAAGTGTTTCCCCCTCATACATACAAATTGTAAGGATTGCTTACATTATATCTTTTGTTTGTAGGGTAAAACCCTGGATCGGCCCGATCTACATGTTAAACTACAGCCGCAGAGCTCGAGCGCGTCCACGCCACGTCTTAGACAGCAGCGTGTGACACGACCACGGCCCAAAACCATCCACGTAGATGATGCTAGCGTGGACATTAGTGAGGCTTCAAGCCTATCCAGTCGGGGAAAGAAAGGCTCCAGTTCTAATCTAACTGGTAAGCGATTCGCTAGATTGTCACTGTACGCACAACACACAATATTATCAAGAGTGCtgctaaagaaaaatattgtcTGTGCTAAATATCAAATCAAGACGTGGCAGCAAGAAAAATCTCCCGAAAGTGTTGTGtataatatttgtgtgtgtgttaatttcggaatttcgaaattgcaaaactttgttctgtttaatttcgtttaatttgtGCGTCATAATTTAGTTgctgtatttaatttgtttatattatgttttttgttttaaaaccCGATTACCCCTAATTGGACAGGCTACGGTCAGCTAAGCTCAAATTCAATGAAAAGAGATTATTACCGGGGATCTCAAGACTCCCTCACTGTTAAAGGTAATTTCCAGTTTTGTTActttttcgtttaatttgcATTGTTAATATTCATTTACTAAGTTACTTTTAAGCATGCTCTATTTAATGATTTGTTTATGTacaattatcatttattttttgtagtattttattgatatgATTTTGGCAAAGGGGTATCCttagatttattttgtttttttatttttttaatgtatattatagTTTGAAGCACTTACAATTTAGTTTCTTGATCTAATGGTAGCATAAGTGATGTTATATCTTAAGTCATAACTACTAATCTTGTTCAACAGAGTCCCCCGACGATTATCccagcacaagttcaactccGATTGGACGACGGGGATCATACAAAACTTCCAGAGGTTGGTGCTGGGTAACAAGTACTAAgtttttctcttgtttttcCATTATGTTTCTActcttgcttttattgtttggTCTGTTTTGTGTTAATAGCAGCGAacgaattaaaataattctgCTAGAATTAACACAAAgcctattttattttttggttcgTTTCAAATTGAAGCGTTCTTCGCGCTACAAAAGTCACGCTAAATCACCCaaactactaaaataaaactgtAGCAAAACAACCGCATACTAAACATACTTAAGGAAATCTAATAACTATACTAACTGCCAACGCACCTCCTTAAAGAGATTATGCACCTGGGGACAGGACCAGGAATTTGGAATCGGCTGTGGGAGAATTATTACGATAAGATTACGATTTTATAATtacagtattttatttttttgaattgtttcTAACATCTATTGTGGTTTGGGTcgatgattaaaaaaaaaagaatcttCGTTTAAGTTTAGCTTTAGTTTAGTTCtcatattttgtgttgttgtccttTTTGATATTTGAAACTTGAAGAGATTTATACGTATTCCGTACGCCGTGGCGCCAATTTTTACAGAGCCAGCCGTCGAAAGG
This is a stretch of genomic DNA from Drosophila albomicans strain 15112-1751.03 chromosome 3, ASM965048v2, whole genome shotgun sequence. It encodes these proteins:
- the LOC117571741 gene encoding patronin isoform X44; translation: MDAETQEIRQARQRASVKWLLSKAFNNRVPDNLKEPFYRDHENQERLKPQIVVELGNATLYCQTLSNLYSDPNYQSLNHWSILQTLARKGVAVVESSDMPITETVLIQTNPLRINAHMSVIESLMILYAKEISSGDRVTSALRRISGSSYQAPAGQTYEQALLAWISHACAALKKRIVKELESSVPDEIGTRLQTPDIPPVRDFQDLCDGICLALLISYYCPKVVPWTSVRINYLPAVEDSIHNILLVSSFSQKHLPYGVFHMTPEDITYMRGSMKLNLVLLLTDLFNLFEIHPAKCVCYPGMDGQGRRSRRNSSSEDSQLTIENFGGSQDQINTLGRYERERDRERERKLSNTSVEPAVAVRSSIADARGTLQLGYDTDSGSEKQDRETEKYSMRRQASVDNVPTVSSHNLSNLSNAGSPLPMARNKQHSNERDYANAEHYNDARSTSGYDPESTPVRKSSTSSMPASPAAWQLEICDDDMRSLEHVNKLSSMRMKLEEKRRRIEQDKRKIEMAVMRHQEKEDLESCPDVLKWETMSNESKRTPDIDPADMDKYQAFNAPVSAYSSRPPSRDPYQQQQQQLHHPHQQQPMQMPPMQYVNEHGQYMSPPAHYMQPQSIYSDNGAPYNNHSPYGAPPPQPQYQQRNSVYDDYGQPANHFYLHESPPQPHPQRRTWAHSAAAAAYEQQQQQQQQQHQQPLVDVNAWQSQKKLQQQQHQLQQQQQLQQNWPNRPPSSAGASQGFVLHQNGGSGAGGGGGGELQHLFQMQSSPQHGQRLHGGANGVQRQQSLTNLRDNRSPKGNMMQPQPMTLGQHEDMMAPQSICFIGDEEDVDELERNIIESMQSTRISDFVVQQQQRLHQQQQQQQQQQQLPATHSGRGSSSEDYDSGELISNKLNITSGNLTYRIPSPSRPSIQANSFQDPRGSGGGGSGSGGSGEEQRPEKGFYISFDNDQPKRPKPPLRTKRSPKKEPGRDSVDNQVVLKRESLSQLHNINNSVGGGDEIKNASLARHSIHGIAAGLPSNANSAGNATYNKYTDEPPIQLRQMAAATAEPLGLERRHLEDLTNQPQQQPLSPTRLRAEQNAEAAKNKAIVIGADSTNLDPESVDEMERRKEKIMLLSLQRRQQQEEAKARKEIEASQKREKEREKEEERARKKEEQVARRAAILEQHRLKKAIEEAEREGKTLDRPDLHVKLQPQSSSASTPRLRQQRVTRPRPKTIHVDDASVDISEASSLSSRGKKGSSSNLTGYGQLSSNSMKRDYYRGSQDSLTVKESPDDYPSTSSTPIGRRGSYKTSREPAVERGRTLSRISVAKGSTLNFRGRKSNSLMNLCDTDSGLGRATPPRRAPSPGMAASGPKLYKQPAAKSNRGIILNAVEYCVFPGAVNREAKQKVLEKIARSEAKHFLVLFRDAGCQFRALYSYVPETDQVTKLYGTGPSQVDEVMFDKFFKYNSGGKCFSQVHTKHLTVTIDAFTIHNSLWQGKRVQLPSKKDMALVI